CAAGTTAGCATCACTGATTTAATTCATAGTTGGTTGGAGCGGAATGTCGATCGCGCGGGTTTGAATTGGTTGGAGGAAAAGCGATCGCAAATTGCTCAAGGAGCGGCTGTAAAAGTATTTTTTACAGCTTTTAGTGCTACGCCGCGCTATACGGGCAAAAACAGCTTGCAGTTAACGCCATCTGACTTGCAAGCAGCTGCGATCGCCCGAAAAGGTTGGTTTCCGATCGATTGGAGTGTAGAGCGAGCTGCGCGGATACTCCTAGTCCTAGCTCTACCACAGCATGACGAGTCACAATACTTGCAAACGTTAGAGCAAGTCTTTACTGCTGCTGATATAAGGGAGTTAGTTGCACTCTACCAAGCTCTACCATTGCTATCTTACCCAGAGCGATTGAAAGCGCGGGCGGCTGAGGGAGTACGCAGCAACATGACTGATGTATTTAATGCTGTAGCCTTACAAAATCCATATCCAGCCGAGTATTTTGACAATCTTGCTTGGAATCAAATGATATTGAAAGCATTATTTGTTGGTAGTCCACTGCATTTAATTCAAGGACTCGATCGCCGTGCCAATCCAGAACTAGCCAAGATGTTAGTCGATTATGCCAGCGAACGCCAAGCCGCTAACCGCTCGGTATCTCCCGAATTGTGGGAATTAGTGAAAAAGTCAAAAGTCAAAAGCTAAAAGTCAAAACTAATATCTAATGACCAATGAGCAACAACAAAAGAGTATAAATTATGAATAATTCCGAATTCCGAATTCCGAATTCCGAATTCTATATAGATCCTCACATCCACATGACCGCTCGCACTACATACGATTACATAATTATGCGGGAGTCAGGGATTGTGGCGACGATTGAACCTGCCTTTTGGTTGGGACAACCTCGCACCCACGTTGGCACGTTTCAGGATTATTTTAATAGTTTGGTAGGGTGGGAAAGATTTCGCGCGAGTCAGTTTGGCATTCAACATTACTGCACGATCGGCATCAATCCGAAAGAGGCTAATAACGAAGCTCTAGCCGAGGCAGTGATGGAGTTGTTACCACTGTACGTTTGCAAAGAAGGTGTGGTAGCAATTGGCGAAATTGGTTATGACGACCAAACCCCAGCCGAAGACAAATACTTTCGCCTGCAATTAGAACTAGCGAAAGAACTAGATATGCTGGTGTTAATTCATACGCCCCATCGCAACAAAAAAGCAGGAACGAGCCGTAGTATGGATGCTTGCGTCGAGCATGGCTTAGATCCAGCACGGGTCATTATCGACCATAACAATGAAGAGACAGTACGGGAAGTTTTAGATCGGGGATTCTGGGCAGCTTTTACCATTTACCCGCAAACCAAAATGGGAAATTCACGTATGGTGGAAATTGTCAAGCAATACGGTTGCGATCGCATTATTGTCGATAGCAGTGCTGACTGGGGCATTAGCGATCCGCTTGCCGTGCCCAAAACTGCCCAACTGATGCGAGAACGGGGAATTCCAGAGACTTACGTTCGAGCAGTTTGCTACGAAAATGCCCTAGCTGCATATAGCCAAAGCGGACAAATACAAGAAACAGACTGGCTGGCTTCAGATGCGATCGATCAGCGACACATGTTTAACGGTAACTCAGTGCTACGCGGACAAGAACCAACCGTGAGATCGAGCAGAGAATGCATTTTGATCGAGTAAACAGTTATCAGTTATCAGTTATCAGGTGTGGGTAATTGGTAATTGGTAATTGCTAATTGTTGGTTGTCTCTCACCTGCGCACCTGCTCCCTTGTCTCGCTTGTCCCTTTCTTACCCTCACCCCTCGCCCCTCACTCCTCACCCCTTATGAGTGCCACAAGTTTAAATTCCTATCGCCTTTGGGCATATCTTCAGTTGATGCGTCCAGCTAATATTATCACTGCTTGGGCAGATATTCTGGCTGGATTTGCGATTTCTGGCTTTATGGTGATTCAAGCTGGAACTTTAGAATTGGAGGCACTCGGATGGTTGCTGTTAGCGACTACGGGTTTGTATGGTGGTGGAGTCGTGTTTAATGATGTTTTTGATGCCGAACTAGATAATAAAGAGCGACCCGAAAGACCTATCCCTAGTGGGAGAGCATCGCGTCAAAGCGCGGCTACACTAGCTAGCGTGCTGTTACTTGTTGGTATAGTCGCGGCTGCTCAAGTCTCTTTTCTAAGTGCAATTTTGGCTATTTGCATTGCAGTTGGGGCAGTCGTGTATGACAGTTTAGGCAAACATCAGGCTTTAGTAGGGGCGCTGAATATGGGTTTGTGTCGTGGTGGCAATCTCCTCCTCGGTATGAGTGCCGTGCCTGCAATAGTTGGTGAATATTGGTTTTTAGCACTTATTCCGATTTTTTACATTGCTGCAATTACTAGCCTCAGCCAGGGTGAAGTGCATGGAGCTAAAGGTAATACTCCGACGATCGCGCTTTTACTAATTATTACAGTCATTACCGCACTATTCGGATTAGAGCTGCTGCCCAATTATCACATCCTCACAGCATTACCCGCGATCGCTCTATTTACAGGCTACTTATTACCACCCGTTATTCAAGCTGTAAGCCAACCCACCCCAGAACAGATCCGTAATGCCGTGCGATCGGGCATACTATCGCTCGTCATTCTCGATGCAACAATTGCCACTGGTTTCGCCAGTTTGCCTTATGGCTTATTCGTTTTGTGTCTTTTACCTATTTCGATCGCACTCGCACAAATATTTGCTGTGACATGAAGTCGGTCAGTGTAGAGACGTTACATGTAACGTCTCTACAAAGTTATCAATTAACAGTCAATCAATAACAAATGACCAATGACAAATTTTAATAGATCTCGAAAAATAACGATTATTGGTGGAAGGGGTAGAATGGGTCAGTTTTTTACCCATCAGCTGTCTACAGCCGGACATCAAGTCAGTAGTTTGGGAAACCAGGACTGGGATCGAGCCAGTCAACTGCTGGGTGAAGCAGAACTTGTCATAGTTAGCGTTCCCATCGAACTGACAGTAGCTGTTATCGAACGTGCAGCCAAGTATCTGTCGCCAACTACAGCTTTAGCTGACATTACAAGTATTAAAGCCCAACCCGTACAGGCAATGCTGGCGAGTCATGCCGGAGCCGTGATGGGATTGCATCCGATGTTTGGTCCTAGCGTTAAATCGTTTGCTGGACAAAAAGTCGTTATTTGTTCTGGGCGAAACGACGAAATATTTCAGTGGTTATTAGATTTTATTGCCGATCGCGGTGGCGAATTAATTAGCTGCACACCTGAAGAACACGATCGCATTATGGTAACGATCCAAGCAACGCGACACTTTTCTCGATTTTGTTGCGGTGCGTTCTTGTCAGCAGAAAATACCGATATCGATCGAAGCTTATTAATGTCAACTCCTAGTTATCGGCAAGAAATTGAGATTGTTAATCGCTTATTCGCGCAAAATCCAGCTTTATGCGTAGATATTATGCTAGCCACAGAAGAAAGATGTGAAGCGATCGCGAGATTAGCACAAACCTACAGCCGTTTAGCAGAACTTATTCTTCAAAAAGACCGTTCGGCATTAATCCGAGAATTTGAAATTGCCCAAAGCTTTTTAACTCAAGAAAATTTAGCTTCCACCAAACAGAAAGAATACGCGGTCGCGGCTACTCAGTTGTAGAGACGTTACATGTAAAGTCTCTACAAAGCAATCGATTAATTTCGACTTACGACTTACAAATTACCAATTGCCCATTACCCCTATGCTTATTGATATTTTTCATGATTTTGCTTGCCCTTGGTGCTGGATTGGCAAAAAACACTTGTTTGATGCGATCGCTCAATGGCATGGTGAAGCTGTTCGCATCCGCTGGCATCCATTCTTATTAGATAACTCCATTCCGCCAGAAGGATATGAGTTTCGTAGCTTTATGCAGGCAAGGAAAGGAATCGAAGCGGTAGCACTACAGCAAATGTTCGATCGCACTCGTCAAGTAGGTGAGAGAGCAGGAGTTAAGCTAGATTTTAATCAGATATCTTTGGCTGTTAACACAACTCTTGCTCATCAATTAGTTGCTTTAACGCCCGAAGATCTCAAAACAACTTTAGTTGAAGCAATTTATCAAGCTTATTTTGAACGTAACCTCAACCTTGGCGATCGAGACACTTTGATTTCTATAGGCGATGCTGTTGGCGTAAATACAAATAAGCTGCGTAATTTTTTAGGCAGTCATGCGTTAGTTAACTCAGTTATTGCTGAGTCAACATTTGCGCGGCTAAATGGAATTACCAGCGTGCCATTATTCATCTTTAACAACAAAGTCAGAGTTGACGGTTCTCACTCAGTCGAAGTATTCAAACAAGCCATGACTCGCGCTGCATTAATGGAAAAAAGTAATTTGTCGGAAGTTGTACGGGCGCACAGCTGTGCGCCCGTACGGGAGTCGGGAGTCGGGAGTCGGTGAAGATATCGCTCGGGAGCAACTACCAATGACCAATGACTAATTACTAATTACTAATTCCCCACGCACCACGCACTACGCACTACACCTCACTCCTCACATGATTCTCGAAATTCAGCGTCAGACTAATTACAGTCTGCAACCAATTCATCAACGTGTATCTGTTACCTTTCGCTATCAAGTGCATTTCACTAAAGGATTGTTTCAATTAGATAATCCGTTGTTAGCACGGGTGATGACAGCTAGTGAAAATAGTCCTAAACAAGCAATTGCGATCGTCGATGCGGGATTAGTATCTCAGCATCAAGATCTGATTGCCCAACTATCTACTTATGCTCGGCGATATAACCATGCATTCCAGCTAGCTGCTGTGAAAGTCGTTGCTGGTGGAGAAGCTACCAAAAACGATCCTCAGGCAATTGAACAAATTCAACAGCTAATTCACCAAACTGGCTTATGTCGTCACTCTTATGTATTGGCAATCGGTGGTGGTGCTGTATTGGATATGGCAGGATATGCAGCCGCAACCGCTCACCGAGGCATTCGTCTCATCCGAGTCCCGACAACCGTATTAGCTCAAAACGATTCTGGTGTAGGGGTTAAAAATGGGATTAATGCCTTTGGCAAGAAAAACTTTCTCGGCACGTTTGCGCCTCCCTATGCTGTTTTAAATGACTGCGACTTTCTCTACAGCTTGGACGATCGCGATTGGCGATCGGGGATTGCCGAAGCAATCAAGGTTGCTTTAATCAAAGACGCAAGCTTCTTTGACGCGATCGCTAGCTCTGTTCCTGCGTTGGTGCGGCGAGACATGGATGCCATGCAACAACTAATTTATCGTTGCGCTCAGTTGCATCTAGAACATATAGCTAACAGTGGCGATCCATTTGAAATGGGTTCGTCCCGTCCTCTAGATTTCGGTCATTGGGCTGCGCACAAACTAGAGCAATTGACTGACTACAGCTTGCGCCACGGGGAAGCAGTCGCGATTGGCATCGCATTGGACAGCACCTATTCTTATCTACTAGGGCTACTTTCGCGCGGTGAGTGGCAACAGATACTCGATCTTCTGGAGGCGCTAGGCTTTGCATTATACGTCCCCCAAATGAGACAAGACCGCTTATTTCAGGGACTCACCGAGTTTCGAGAGCATTTGGGCGGCGAGTTAACTCTGATGTTACTACAAGCGCTTGGACAGGGAATTGAAGTTCACGAAGTCGATCCGCTGTTGTACGGGGAAGCGATCGCAATTTTAGCTGACAGAAGTAGGGAGTAGGGAGCAGGGAGACAAGGGAGAGGGGGGAGACAAGGGAGACAAGGGAGACAAGGGAGACAAGGGAGACAAGGGAGACAAGGGAGCAACCAATTACCAACTAACCCCATGTGCGACTTTTTTATAGCCCCCTTTTTAAGGGGGTTGGGGGATCGGAAAACTATGGTATTTGCGAAGAGATCCCCCCTAGCCCCCCTTTCTAAGGGGGGAACAAGAGTAAAGTTCCACATCGCGTAACTACCAACTGCTAACTACCAACTACCAATTACCAATTACCATCAATGAAAATTGATAACAATTTACATTTAACTTATTGCACTAACATTCATCCTGGTGAGGGGTGGAACCAAGTTTTTGCTAACCTCCAGCAGTACATTCCCGCATTGAAGCAACGGCTGGCTCCTGAAAAACCATTTGGGATTGGGTTGCGTTTGGCAGATGTGGCGGCTAGGGAACTATTAGTAGAAAATAATCTAATTGAATTACGCTCGTGGCTGCGCGATCGCAATTTATATGTTTTTACCTTGAATGGCTTTCCCTATGGCGGGTTTCATCATCAAGTGGTGAAAGATCGGGTTTATGCTCCCGATTGGTCTATGTTAGAGCGGTTGAATTACACGTTGCGACTGACAAGAATTCTGGCGGAGTTGTTGCCAGATGGGATAGATGGTGGTATTTCCACATTACCACTATCATATAAACCCTGGTTTGAAGAAAATTCAACGACTCGCGCATTTGTTTACAGGATTGCCAGCATTCACATTGCGCAAGTTGTTGCAGAAATGGTGCGTGTTCGTGCCGAAACGGGTAAATTGTTGCATCTAGATTTAGAACCAGAACCGGATGGATTAGTTGAAAATTCTGCCGAAGTGATTAATTATTTCCAGACACAACTTTTGCCCGTAGGGGGAAGATATTTAGCAAAGCAATTAGGCACTTCTTTAGCCGCAGCCGAAACACACTTACTAGAACACGTCAGAATTTGTTACGACACTTGCCATTTTGCCGTGGAATATGAAGAACCTGCGACTGTATTTCAAAGATTTCGTGCCGCAGGAATTCAAATTGGGAAGATTCAACTCAGTTCTGCTTTACAGCTAATCGTTCCCGAACCAGCCGCACAGCGTCGTCAGGTTGTAGAAAAGTTGCGTCCGTTTGCGGAATCGACCTATCTCCATCAAGCGATCGCCCGCGATCGCAATGGTAAACTATATCGATATTCCGATTTAGTCACTGCCTTACCCGATTTAGAGCAAATACCAGCTTGCGAGTTGCGGATTCACTTTCACGTCCCGATTTTTATTCGCGACTATCAATTTTTGCAGTCTACCCAAGACCACATTAAAACCGTACTCGAACTATTGCAACGCGATCGCATTTGCAGCTGTTTAGAAATTGAAACCTACACCTGGGATGTTCTTCCAGAAGATATGAAACTAGATTTAGTCAGCTCAATTCAGCGCGAATATGAATCAGTTGTCAGTTATCAGTTAACAGTTATTAGTTAACAATTGTTGGTTATCAGTGGTAGTTGGTAGTTGCTCATAGTTTCCTCGGCTCCCTTGTCCCCCTTTGCCCCCTAATCCCCACTCCCTCCGGTCGCGGGGTCCCCGAGTTCCCCCTTGTCCTTTTTAGTTTCCACTCTCCTCTAATCATGCTAAAACTCTACGGTGGCGTTCTTAGCCGTGCTTCAATCGTGCAATGGTATTTAGAAGAATTGCAGATTCCCTATGAATACATACAGTTAGATATGCAGGCTCAAGACCACAAACAGCCTGAATTTCTGAATATCAATCCGATGGGAAGATTACCAGCGATCGCAGATGGAGATTTTCAATTATGGGAATCTGGCGCGATATTACTGTATCTTGCCGAAAAGTATGGCGAACCTATAACTTTTGAACGGCGATCGCTCTTAAATCAATGGATTTTATTCGGTAATTCTACACTTTCGTCGGCAATTTTTGTTAAAGAAAATCTCCACGAAGTCCCAGAATTATTAACAGCAATTAATCAAATTCTTCAACAGCAACCTTTTTTAACAGGCGATCGTTTTACTATAGCAGATGTAGCAGTGGGTGCGCTCTTGGCTTATATTCCTATTATGATGCGAATGGATGTCAGCGCTTATCCAGATGTGGTAAACGACATCAAGCAAACAATGTCCAAGGTAGATTTAAATTTATATCCTGCTGTTTTGGAATACGTGCAAAGGTTAACTGCAAGAGCGGCATTTCAAAAAAGTATCGCGTCGCGACATAAAGCTAAATGCTAATGAAAAAAACTGTTGTACTCAACGTTGTCGGTTTAACACCCAACCTTTTAGGACAGCATACGCCGTTTTTGTCCAACTGGGCGGCGCGAGGGCGAGTCGTTCCTGTTAAATCGATGTTACCTGCGGTTACTTGTTCGGTACAGGCGACTTATTTAACAGGGAAATATCCTAACGAACATGGCATTGTCGGTAATGGTTGGTATTTTCGGGACGAGTGCGAAATCAAGTTTTGGCGACAGTCTAACAAATTAATTCAGGCTCCCAAAATTTGGGAAGTGGCGCGTTCGTACGATCCTACATTTACCTGCGCGAATTTGTTCTGGTGGTACAATATGTACTCCACGGTCGATTATGCCGTTACCCCACGACCGATGTATCCTGCTGATGGTCGAAAAATTCCCGATATTTACACCCAGCCAGCTAACTTGCGATCGCAACTTCAAACTGAATTAGGTCAATTTCCCTTATTTAATTTTTGGGGTCCTAACACTTCGATAGCGTCTACCCAATGGATTGCTAATTCAGCAAAATGGGTGGAGGATCGCTATAGCCCCACATTATCGCTGGTTTATTTGCCTCATTTAGATTATTGCTTGCAAAAGTACGGCGCTGATGCAAGTTTGGTGGCAAAAGATTTACAAGAAATTGATACCGTTTGTCGCGATTTGATTCAATTCTATGAAGCGCGCAACACTCAAGTTATAGTTGTGTCCGAGTACGGGATTACATCCGTGTCTCAACCCGTTCACTTAAATCGAATCCTGCGGGAAAATGGTTTATTAGCAGTACGAGAAGAATTAGGGCGGGAATTACTGGATGCTGGTGCAAGTATAGCCTTTGCGGTTGCCGACCATCAAATTGCCCATGTTTATGTTAACGATCCAGCCTACATCCCCAAGGTACGCGACATACTAGAAGCAACGGAGGGTGTCGAGCGAGTTTTAGATGAGGCAGATAAATCAGCTTACCATCTCGATCATCCGCGCTCGGGGGAACTCATTGCGATCGCCAACTCGAAGGCTTGGTTTACTTATTATTACTGGCTGGACGATAGCTGCGCTCCCGATTTTGCTAGGACAGTGGACATTCACCGCAAACCCGGTTACGATCCCGTCGAACTGTTTCTCGATCCTCAGCTCAAGTTTCCCCGAGCGAAATTAGGCTTAACTCTGCTCAAAAAGCAGTTAGGTTTCCGCTACCTCATGGATGTTATTCCTCTAGATGGATCGCTTGTCGGTGGTTGTCATGGTACGCATACAGGGTTGAGTGAAGGTCCACTTTTGATTACACAAAAACCTGACTTGCTAGAAGATCGCGAAGTACTCGAACCAACAGAAGTTTTTTGGTCAATACTTCAGCATCTTGAAGAAGTCGTAAGTCGTAAGTCGTAAGTCGTAAGTTAGAATTAACTGACAACTGTTCCCCGTTCCCTGATAACTGAGAACTGAGAACTGATAACTGATAAAGGTTTTTGTAATGGGAAAAAGGGCTGGGCGATCGCTCAAAGCATCTACTATCGGTATTAGTCGCGCTAACCAATCACTGCTCAATTTTGAGTCTAAACTTTCTCTTGCTGATGAATTGGAAATCTCTCGCGCTACGGTACAAAAATTTTTCGTTGGTAAACCGATTGGACGGGAAAACTTTCACAAAATTTGTCAGAAGTTACAATTACCTTGGCAAGCGATCGCGGAAATACCAGATGATGAATTTAGTTTAGAGGAGTTGATTGTTACCTCAAAAGATGATGTTGAGACGCTTGTAAAAGATGTTAGGCAAAAAACACGCACCTATATTGAATCGAAGTGCGGTATCGTGCGCATCCTGAATATGTCTCAGCCTACTAAATTAAATGATGTTTTTACTAACGTAAATGTTTTAGAGAAGATTGGTAGAAACCAACGCTTAAGCATCAACGATTTACTGAGTGTTCGTCTCGATTGCCACTCGAAACGCTCGCATTTTTATCCCGATATTTCCCAGCTAATTCCAGGCATAAAAGCGATTGAAAAATATCCCAAATTGATGATTTTGGGCAACCCTGGCTCTGGCAAAACCACCTTTTTAAAATATATCGCAATTCAGTGTATTCAAGGACGATTATTTGAGGATCTGATCCCAGTTTTTATTAGCTTAAAAGTTTTTACCGAATTAGAACATCACCCAACGCTATTAGAGTGGATTTCAACAATTTTTGATAATTATGGAGTCGAACCAAATGCTGCTAAAGATCTGCTAGTACAAGGTAGAATGCTAGTTTTATTAGATGGACTTGACGAAGTTAGAGATATAGATAGCGAAAGAGTTTTAATTGCAATTAATAGCTTTTACAATCAGTTTGACCGTAATCGCTTTATAATTACTTGTCGGACAGCAGCTCAAGAGTTTACTATTGAAGAATTTGTAGAAGTAGAGTTGGGAGACTTTAACGATAATAATATTGCTGAATTTGCTAGCAAATGGTTTGCTCAAAAACCAGATAAAATACCCAAGTTCTTACAGACACTAAGGTGTAATGCGTCGATTCGAGAATTGGCAAATAATCCCTTACTACTTACTTTATTATGCTCGATCTTTGAAGAAACTAATCTTCCTGCTAGTCGATTAGAAATTTATCGAGAAGGGGTAGATCTTCTTTTAAGAAAGTGGGATGCTAAACGCAACATTGAACGGAAACAAATTTATCAAAACTTATC
This window of the Chroococcidiopsis thermalis PCC 7203 genome carries:
- a CDS encoding EboA family metabolite traffic protein, translating into MTTTQVSITDLIHSWLERNVDRAGLNWLEEKRSQIAQGAAVKVFFTAFSATPRYTGKNSLQLTPSDLQAAAIARKGWFPIDWSVERAARILLVLALPQHDESQYLQTLEQVFTAADIRELVALYQALPLLSYPERLKARAAEGVRSNMTDVFNAVALQNPYPAEYFDNLAWNQMILKALFVGSPLHLIQGLDRRANPELAKMLVDYASERQAANRSVSPELWELVKKSKVKS
- a CDS encoding TatD family hydrolase gives rise to the protein MNNSEFRIPNSEFYIDPHIHMTARTTYDYIIMRESGIVATIEPAFWLGQPRTHVGTFQDYFNSLVGWERFRASQFGIQHYCTIGINPKEANNEALAEAVMELLPLYVCKEGVVAIGEIGYDDQTPAEDKYFRLQLELAKELDMLVLIHTPHRNKKAGTSRSMDACVEHGLDPARVIIDHNNEETVREVLDRGFWAAFTIYPQTKMGNSRMVEIVKQYGCDRIIVDSSADWGISDPLAVPKTAQLMRERGIPETYVRAVCYENALAAYSQSGQIQETDWLASDAIDQRHMFNGNSVLRGQEPTVRSSRECILIE
- the eboC gene encoding UbiA-like protein EboC (EboC, a homolog the polyprenyltransferase UbiA, belongs to system of proteins involved in the trafficking of precursor metabolites to an extracytoplasmic compartment so that the biosynthesis of certain natural products, such as scytonemin, can be completed.); this encodes MSATSLNSYRLWAYLQLMRPANIITAWADILAGFAISGFMVIQAGTLELEALGWLLLATTGLYGGGVVFNDVFDAELDNKERPERPIPSGRASRQSAATLASVLLLVGIVAAAQVSFLSAILAICIAVGAVVYDSLGKHQALVGALNMGLCRGGNLLLGMSAVPAIVGEYWFLALIPIFYIAAITSLSQGEVHGAKGNTPTIALLLIITVITALFGLELLPNYHILTALPAIALFTGYLLPPVIQAVSQPTPEQIRNAVRSGILSLVILDATIATGFASLPYGLFVLCLLPISIALAQIFAVT
- the tyrA gene encoding bifunctional chorismate mutase/prephenate dehydrogenase; amino-acid sequence: MTNFNRSRKITIIGGRGRMGQFFTHQLSTAGHQVSSLGNQDWDRASQLLGEAELVIVSVPIELTVAVIERAAKYLSPTTALADITSIKAQPVQAMLASHAGAVMGLHPMFGPSVKSFAGQKVVICSGRNDEIFQWLLDFIADRGGELISCTPEEHDRIMVTIQATRHFSRFCCGAFLSAENTDIDRSLLMSTPSYRQEIEIVNRLFAQNPALCVDIMLATEERCEAIARLAQTYSRLAELILQKDRSALIREFEIAQSFLTQENLASTKQKEYAVAATQL
- a CDS encoding DsbA family oxidoreductase; the protein is MLIDIFHDFACPWCWIGKKHLFDAIAQWHGEAVRIRWHPFLLDNSIPPEGYEFRSFMQARKGIEAVALQQMFDRTRQVGERAGVKLDFNQISLAVNTTLAHQLVALTPEDLKTTLVEAIYQAYFERNLNLGDRDTLISIGDAVGVNTNKLRNFLGSHALVNSVIAESTFARLNGITSVPLFIFNNKVRVDGSHSVEVFKQAMTRAALMEKSNLSEVVRAHSCAPVRESGVGSR
- a CDS encoding 3-dehydroquinate synthase, with product MILEIQRQTNYSLQPIHQRVSVTFRYQVHFTKGLFQLDNPLLARVMTASENSPKQAIAIVDAGLVSQHQDLIAQLSTYARRYNHAFQLAAVKVVAGGEATKNDPQAIEQIQQLIHQTGLCRHSYVLAIGGGAVLDMAGYAAATAHRGIRLIRVPTTVLAQNDSGVGVKNGINAFGKKNFLGTFAPPYAVLNDCDFLYSLDDRDWRSGIAEAIKVALIKDASFFDAIASSVPALVRRDMDAMQQLIYRCAQLHLEHIANSGDPFEMGSSRPLDFGHWAAHKLEQLTDYSLRHGEAVAIGIALDSTYSYLLGLLSRGEWQQILDLLEALGFALYVPQMRQDRLFQGLTEFREHLGGELTLMLLQALGQGIEVHEVDPLLYGEAIAILADRSRE
- the eboE gene encoding metabolite traffic protein EboE gives rise to the protein MKIDNNLHLTYCTNIHPGEGWNQVFANLQQYIPALKQRLAPEKPFGIGLRLADVAARELLVENNLIELRSWLRDRNLYVFTLNGFPYGGFHHQVVKDRVYAPDWSMLERLNYTLRLTRILAELLPDGIDGGISTLPLSYKPWFEENSTTRAFVYRIASIHIAQVVAEMVRVRAETGKLLHLDLEPEPDGLVENSAEVINYFQTQLLPVGGRYLAKQLGTSLAAAETHLLEHVRICYDTCHFAVEYEEPATVFQRFRAAGIQIGKIQLSSALQLIVPEPAAQRRQVVEKLRPFAESTYLHQAIARDRNGKLYRYSDLVTALPDLEQIPACELRIHFHVPIFIRDYQFLQSTQDHIKTVLELLQRDRICSCLEIETYTWDVLPEDMKLDLVSSIQREYESVVSYQLTVIS
- a CDS encoding glutathione S-transferase family protein, producing the protein MLKLYGGVLSRASIVQWYLEELQIPYEYIQLDMQAQDHKQPEFLNINPMGRLPAIADGDFQLWESGAILLYLAEKYGEPITFERRSLLNQWILFGNSTLSSAIFVKENLHEVPELLTAINQILQQQPFLTGDRFTIADVAVGALLAYIPIMMRMDVSAYPDVVNDIKQTMSKVDLNLYPAVLEYVQRLTARAAFQKSIASRHKAKC
- a CDS encoding alkaline phosphatase family protein — encoded protein: MKKTVVLNVVGLTPNLLGQHTPFLSNWAARGRVVPVKSMLPAVTCSVQATYLTGKYPNEHGIVGNGWYFRDECEIKFWRQSNKLIQAPKIWEVARSYDPTFTCANLFWWYNMYSTVDYAVTPRPMYPADGRKIPDIYTQPANLRSQLQTELGQFPLFNFWGPNTSIASTQWIANSAKWVEDRYSPTLSLVYLPHLDYCLQKYGADASLVAKDLQEIDTVCRDLIQFYEARNTQVIVVSEYGITSVSQPVHLNRILRENGLLAVREELGRELLDAGASIAFAVADHQIAHVYVNDPAYIPKVRDILEATEGVERVLDEADKSAYHLDHPRSGELIAIANSKAWFTYYYWLDDSCAPDFARTVDIHRKPGYDPVELFLDPQLKFPRAKLGLTLLKKQLGFRYLMDVIPLDGSLVGGCHGTHTGLSEGPLLITQKPDLLEDREVLEPTEVFWSILQHLEEVVSRKS
- a CDS encoding NACHT domain-containing protein; protein product: MGKRAGRSLKASTIGISRANQSLLNFESKLSLADELEISRATVQKFFVGKPIGRENFHKICQKLQLPWQAIAEIPDDEFSLEELIVTSKDDVETLVKDVRQKTRTYIESKCGIVRILNMSQPTKLNDVFTNVNVLEKIGRNQRLSINDLLSVRLDCHSKRSHFYPDISQLIPGIKAIEKYPKLMILGNPGSGKTTFLKYIAIQCIQGRLFEDLIPVFISLKVFTELEHHPTLLEWISTIFDNYGVEPNAAKDLLVQGRMLVLLDGLDEVRDIDSERVLIAINSFYNQFDRNRFIITCRTAAQEFTIEEFVEVELGDFNDNNIAEFASKWFAQKPDKIPKFLQTLRCNASIRELANNPLLLTLLCSIFEETNLPASRLEIYREGVDLLLRKWDAKRNIERKQIYQNLSTQHKEELLSHIAFTSFVKGEYFLKQQELEQYIINYVESVLQGEKIDLCDSTAILQSIEAQHGLLVERARGIYSFSHLTFQEYFTARKIAQSPPQTLNLTLERLSDRLVTDKRWREVALLTVGMLKNADYFLLMMKQKTDNLILEPSLQRFLQWVNCKAAASVNTKSATVKAFYYDLALAHILSLFGSTFEISRTLEVNFNRTLEPSLALDLALDRTLLLPESIHRVSDPERMIERVLNRAIFRARNSEPELARELQKMKQQLSNLGRNKQQFQQWWQVNGKAWTEHLKQRIRLKRNIGHNWQFSQQQKQILKQYYDANLLLAKCLTTSLFVSRKVREKIEHTLLLPLIETSE